A stretch of Vespa velutina chromosome 8, iVesVel2.1, whole genome shotgun sequence DNA encodes these proteins:
- the LOC124951192 gene encoding histone acetyltransferase KAT6B isoform X2, whose translation MDESESADTWSVWFLDAIRKIRSQKQRPSVERICHAIRQHHNFHEEEIAEHLEVAVKRGDVLKIFNKGQSSYKDPGGLQSKPLKVGRGTDLSKVLGKAVRELGERDGSSLKNIEKYIRQSHTVEEEAEGDLRTALRLSAKRAVERGLVLQDGRLFRQPDRPPYLKKLGNAEGAAHHSLSQEPPAPKLPAPLPICRECLGATVASNNNNTKRNSITGGSTSEKLSRCSVCGAALHNSCAPPELSILVDRGITWSCDDCSPTCAGCQLDRESQNYLVKCAGCVKCYHPTCLDPALDKKNKAPWRCRHCQTAHTPVSKDDGKKSKVQDSSTLEDTPTSARKRLSKLRENRKSTVSRKSLTASTPGKKGNSGVAQVDSSSDGNAGVVSPRQLPLIPSPLPQPPTPLAGQGRLLEEKNDRISKEKQKFFRLSMFNTDHNKLKRVGGGDKCRPSQNVSPRSTRGNANLKKVVPSKSVPLSSSSSSSSSEASESDSSDGSDSTDDDEEEEEGNSSSESSGSSSSEESREEEQNETPKPKGPFSCDLSEDKPWGFAAAAAKLNTESPFFSNINNTFGAPLPKLDVSNTPTFGIHIQPAAILDGTKKQKNATNSFASMDSKIKPGTGQLKSLFDGLSHFFSAPTNSRARTGAQVPNYAPGRRKRSNTDDGNKPNKVFKTSAGQRGKREDSPDARNKSKERRKIEDSNEEVVSRTPRPDEPVVPQTLPPGVTQKDVELFKEARDRAARLTVTNGDDEEPLSIHVTGGTSSNNTRNPAAIVFGRYEVETWYSSPFPQEYARLPKLFFCEFCLKYTKSRAVLDRHMDKCQWRHPPATEIYRCNGLSVFEIDGNVNKIYCQNLCLLAKLFLDHKTLYYDVEPFLFYAVTKNDKYGCHLIGYFSKEKHCPAQRYNVSCIMTLPQYQRQGFGRFLIEFSYLLSKVEGIPGTPEKPLSDLGRVSYHSFWKSVVLEYLDAHRSATEVRIGDITKETGVSAHDIAMAMQLLGFIKTVHLPGEGNSKIAIVVDWSKVDSHMTKVRKSSRIKLDPDCLRWIPLLTQIPNPYQSPEESGDASSEASPTVEPKPVPTIVEKIQRVKIKKKPRGRRIGQRKSSPLKPKTPVRSSQQKEVAKDGKEGEESKVPKESKVTNDIMEEKETKEQDQDNNRSSNTGIEIEKTSAEMEGKSVVSTPRNVRGGNVSKNTNTSSISKVTPASAISRRRIRVAKTAAVETPTTTPLRKRKHSEKVEIEEKEEKSEVSSRKRTRESLREKEREKERERDKEKDKEKSKEKDKSKDKDSQKEKLVETRKTPPKVVTSTPSINQKPAKKQCKVDDILLKVTSRQTKCLQAKQTKEKKMSEESECNGKQDTKEVAKTSLISRRGRAKAAVVETLKMPQLKPEPPAKDRAESPIIPPPSLSPPPDDIKNTSFTDKQLLIPELLPGKISDKEDSKLETTEDNAAPITTESEVTSASPGEYEGGDEDEGEEEEEEEEVPAPRSQSVAQFASELENTSKERSEDLDQVGVSDDNQDKKKPCLSNVEPELPVVGDQEDILKVQEKGSDIGKAVDCVESSKLVPEVSLLKEDEVKKSEVSTQEKDISKEETMVYEPSGDSKEDDTTHLKPEISPSTPTEKKEPFSTPNVASPEVQPHTPQEKLISITEQQDTLQLQNQPEELKQHSPESGKTTPHLENPGSVKRTPPSQPDLPSMGVYTPDSTTNSVHSLHYGQCDLDVSQLGLESPTSIASDLASQNSVERPPSALPSMPAGPVTVPISVSMQITAPSTSVSVNIPQQVQYADCSMPQHTPPAHVSIHPMHQPHTPQSLQQPRTPQSHTPQSIPTQSPQPLPQSHTPQPLPQSHTPQPLPQSHTPQNIPTQSPQPMPQSHTPQPLPQSHTPQPMQLSMAQQTQSQSMAHTQSQTTQPQQPSTHQQQQQQQQQQPQQQTQQSHSNKRASGSQTTHRSRSAQQSRSHRTTPPTPHTQTSQHTTSSHTSHTTVAHSTHIPQYQQSSSMSVPPVPHPHSHTHAAHSHNMAVISQGNYMAVASQGFPTQNTYVIQHRSSRSGAPTPCTTATNFYIQTSAMPPHSHTPAPSLSGSSNHQTTNSCSLAKLQQLTNGLEMIPPTPPPAMNLTPPPPIPHTMTPPQTSRQLPTPPQVPLGYAKNYYNVNTVPPGTPGPPSRSASRSSSNSNMPSLTQPYPSESLYRQTLDPGSTCPQMQSAASRVSPNVALNTNLMAAAPYGYRVAQPATGYMNQAAQLGGFMNQASQLPVGVVNVPAPYSQDPHQQNPAAVYTTYHGYINGSLAMQPLNGTMRPR comes from the exons ATGGACGAGAGCGAGTCAGCCGACACGTGGTCGGTCTGGTTCCTGGACGCGATACGAAAAATACGTAGCCAGAAACAGAGGCCGAGCGTCGAACGAATATGTCACGCAATAAGGCAGCATCACAATTTTCACGAAGAAGAGATCGCGGAACATCTCGAGGTTGCTGTCAAACGGGGCGACGTTCTTAAGATCTTCAACAAGGGTCAATCATCTTACAAGGACCCTGGTGGTTTGCAATCGAAACCATTGAAAGTTGGTAGAGGGACCGATTTAAGCAAGGTTTTAGGCAAGGCTGTGAGGGAGCTTGGCGAGAGAGATGGTTCCAGTTTGAAGAACATCGAGAAGTACATAAGGCAAAGTCATACGGTAGAAGAGGAAGCTGAAGGAGATCTCAGAACAGCTCTGAGACTTTCTGCGAAAAGGGCGGTCGAAAGGGGACTCGTTCTTCAAGACGGTAGACTCTTCAGACAGCCCGACAGGCCGCCGTACCTCAAGAAACTTGGTAATGCTGAAGGAGCGGCCCATCACAGCCTGTCTCAGGAACCTCCCGCGCCCAAG tTACCGGCTCCGCTTCCAATATGCAGAGAATGTCTTGGTGCGACGGTAGCtagcaacaataacaacacCAAGCGTAATAGTATCACCGGTGGCAGCACATCGGAAAAATTGAGCAGGTGTAGCGTTTGCGGTGCAGCGTTACACAATTCCTGCGCACCACCTGAACTTTCGATACTCGTTGATAGGGGTATAACGTGGTCGTGTGACGATTGTTCTCCAACGTGCGCGGGTTGTCAGTTGGATCGAGAGTCTCAGAATTATTTGGTAAAGTGTGCTGGTTGCGTGAAATGTTATCATCCTACCTGTTTGGATCCGGCTTTGGATAAGAAGAACAAGGCACCTTGGAGATGTCGACATTGTCAAACGGCGCATACGCCTGTTTCTAAGGACGATGGAAAGAAGAGCAAGGTGCAAGATTCCTCAACGCTCGAAGATACGCCGACGAGTGCGAGGAAGAGACTTAGCAAGTTGCGTGAAAATAGAAA GTCTACTGTATCCAGAAAGAGCTTGACAGCGTCAACCCCGGGCAAGAAAGGAAACTCAGGAGTGGCTCAGGTGGACAGCAGCTCGGACGGTAATGCGGGTGTTGTCTCCCCTCGTCAACTACCTTTGATTCCTTCTCCTTTACCACAACCCCCCACCCCACTCGCAGGCCAGGGTAGGCTGctcgaagaaaagaacgacCGGATTTccaaggaaaaacaaaagttCTTTAGGCTGAGCATGTTCAACACGGATCACAACAAATTAAAGCGGGTGGGGGGCGGTGATAAATGTAGACCCTCACAGAACGTTAGTCCTAGGTCGACACGGGGTAACGCGAATTTGAAGAAAGTCGTGCCTAGTAAAAGTGTACCACTAtctagtagtagcagcagcagtagcagtgaGGCCAGTGAGAGCGACAGTTCTGATGGGAGTGATAGTACGGACGatgacgaggaggaggaggagggtaaTAGTTCAAGCGAATCCAGCGGCTCGTCTTCCTCGGAAGAGAGCCGGGAGGAAGAGCAGAACGAAACGCCGAAACCAAAGGGCCCCTTTTCTTGTGATCTTAGCGAGGATAAACCTTGGGGCTTCGCCGCGGCTGCTGCCAAGTTGAACACGGAATCTCCTTTCTTTAGCAATATCAACAACACTTTCGGTGCGCCTTTACCTAAACTCGATGTAAGCAATACACCAACCTTCGGTATTCATATACAGCCTGCCGCTATTCTGGACGGTACAAAGAAGCAGAAAAATGCGACAAATAGTTTCGCGAGTATGGATAGTAAAATAAAGCCCGGAACTGGTCAGCTAAAAAGCCTCTTCGACGGACTAAgtcatttcttttcagctCCCACTAATAGTAGAGCGAGGACAGGTGCTCAGGTACCGAATTACGCACCCGGCAGAAGGAAAAGGTCCAACACCGACGATGGGAATAAACCGAACAAAGTATTTAAAACTAGTGCAGGACAAAGAGGCAAGCGGGAAGACTCACCTGATGCTAGGAACAAGTCGAAAGAACGGAGAAAGATCGAGGACAGCAACGAGGAAGTGGTATCCAGAACTCCGAGACCGG aTGAACCGGTCGTACCCCAAACTTTACCACCTGGAGTGACACAAAAAGATGTAGAATTATTCAAAGAAGCTCGCGACAGGGCGGCACGCTTGACAGTAACCAACGGCGATGATGAGGAACCTTTATCTATTCATGTCACAGGTGGCACAAGTAGCAACAATACACGTAATCCAGCAGCCATTGTTTTTGGACGTTACGAAGTAGAAACGTGGTACTCCAGTCCGTTCCCTCAAGAATACGCAAGATTAccaaaattattcttttgcGAATTTTGTTTGAAGTACACAAAAAGTCGTGCTGTCTTAGACAGGCATATGGATAAGTGTCAATGGAGGCATCCACCTGCTACAGAAATTTATAGGTGCAATGGATTGTCTGTCTTTGAG ATCGATGGGAATGTGAACAAGATTTACTGTCAAAACTTGTGTTTGTtggcaaaattatttttagatcaCAAAACTCTTTATTATGATGTAGaaccctttttattttacgctGTAACGAAGAATGACAAATATGGCTGTCATTTAATAGGATATTTCAGTAAGGAGAAACACTGTCCTGCCCAAAGGTATAATGTCTCTTGCATTATGACGTTGCCGCAATACCAAAGGCAGGGCTTTGGCAGATTTCTCATTGAATTCAGTTATCTTTTGTCCAAAGTCGAAGGAATTCCTGGTACCCCGGAAAAACCACTATCTGATCTTGGGCGTGTATCGTACCATTCTTTTTGGAAAAGCGTTGTACTTGAGTATTTAGATGCACATAGGAGTGCAACTGAAGTAAGAATAGGTGATATAACAAAAGAGACTGGTGTGTCAGCTCATGATATTGCTATGGCAATGCAATTATTAGGATTTATTAAAACGGTTCATTTGCCTGGCGAAGGAAATTCTAAAATCGCTATTGTAGTCGATTGGAGTAAAGTTGACTCACATATGACAAAAGTACGAAAAAGTTCACGTATCAAACTCGATCCAGATTGTTTACGATGGATACCATTACTAACACAAATACCTAATCCTTATCAAAGTCCCGAAGAAAGCGGTGATGCCAGTTCAGAAGCTTCTCCAACCGTAGAACCTAAACCTGTACCAACGATTGTTGAGAAAATACAGAgggtaaaaataaagaagaaaccaCGGGGTAGAAGAATAGGACAGCGAAAATCATCTCCTTTAAAGCCAAAGACACCAGTAAGATCAAGTCAACAGAAAGAGGTTGCAAAGgatggaaaagaaggagaagaatcTAAAGTGCCTAAAGAATCAAAGGTGACAAATGATattatggaagaaaaagaaacgaaagaacaaGATCAAGATAATAATCGAAGTAGTAATACTGgaatagaaattgaaaaaacttCAGCGGAAATGGAAGGTAAAAGTGTTGTATCGACGCCAAGAAATGTACGAGGAGGTAACGTTTCAAAAAACACTAATACGTCATCTATATCGAAAGTAACACCTGCTTCGGCGAtatcaagaagaagaattcgGGTAGCAAAGACCGCTGCTGTAGAAACACCGACAACCACGCCTCtaagaaaacgaaaacatTCCGAAAAAGTGgaaatcgaagaaaaggaggaaaagtcTGAAGTAAGTTCTAGAAAAAGGACTCGAGAAtcattaagagaaaaagaacgggAAAAAGAACGTGAAcgggataaagagaaagataaagaaaaatcgaaagagaaagacaaatctaaagataaagattctcaaaaggaaaaacttgtggaaacaagaaaaacaccACCGAAGGTAGTAACATCAACGCCATCAATCAATCAAAAGCCAGCAAAAAAACAATGTAAAGTCGACGACATTTTATTAAAGGTAACTAGTAGGCAGACTAAATGTTTACAAGCCAagcaaacgaaagagaaaaagatgtcGGAAGAGAGTGAGTGTAATGGAAAACAAGATACAAAAGAGGTTGCTAAGACATCCTTGATATCAAGGCGTGGGAGAGCAAAAGCGGCAGTAGTGGAGACACTAAAAATGCCACAATTAAAACCAGAACCACCTGCAAAAGATAGAGCTGAAAGTCCTATTATACCACCGCCATCTCTATCTCCTCCTCCCGACGACATAAAAAATACGTCTTTTACAGATAAGCAATTGCTTATACCGGAGCTACTACCAGGAAAAATTAGCGATAAAGAGGATAGTAAGCTTGAAACGACAGAAGACAATGCGGCTCCAATTACGACGGAATCGGAAGTAACATCAGCAAGCCCAGGAGAGTACGAAGGTGGAGACGAAGACGaaggtgaagaagaagaagaagaagaagaagtaccTGCACCAAGATCACAATCTGTAGCACAATTTGCAAGCGAATTGGAAAACACGTCGAAAGAACGAAGCGAAGATTTGGACCAAGTTGGTGTAAGCGACGATAATCAGGATAAGAAAAAACCTTGTTTATCAAACGTAGAGCCTGAACTACCAGTTGTTGGAGATcaagaagatattttaaaagtacAGGAAAAAGGCTCTGACATAGGTAAGGCTGTTGATTGTGTGGAGTCATCTAAATTGGTACCTGAAGTCtctttattaaaagaagacgaagttAAAAAGTCAGAAGTTTCCAcgcaagaaaaagatatttctaagGAAGAAACGATGGTTTACGAACCATCTGGTGATTCAAAAGAAGACGATACAACTCATTTAAAACCAGAAATATCTCCTTCTACGCCTACAGAGAAGAAGGAACCTTTTTCAACTCCAAATGTAGCTTCTCCAGAAGTGCAACCCCATACTCCACAGGAGAAGCTTATATCGATCACGGAACAACAAGATACGTTACAATTACAAAATCAACCCGAAGAGTTGAAACAGCATTCACCGGAGAGTGGTAAGACAACACCACATCTCGAAAATCCTGGTTCGGTAAAAAGAACACCACCTTCGCAACCGGATTTACCTTCCATGGGTGTATACACACCTGATTCCACAACAAATTCTGTACATTCATTGCATTATGGCCAATGTGATTTAGACGTTAGTCAACTTGGCTTAGAATCTCCTACTTCTATAGCCAGTGATTTGGCATCGCAAAACAGCGTAGAAAGGCCACCAAGTGCGTTACCATCAATGCCAGCTGGACCTGTTACGGTTCCGATATCAGTTTCGATGCAAATCACGGCACCGTCCACTTCGGTATCGGTGAATATACCACAACAAGTCCAATACGCTGATTGTTCAATGCCACAACATACACCGCCAGCTCATGTCAGTATACATCCGATGCACCAACCCCATACTCCGCAATCTCTTCAACAACCACGAACTCCGCAATCTCATACTCCCCAAAGTATACCCACACAAAGTCCACAACCGTTACCGCAAAGTCACACGCCTCAGCCACTTCCTCAATCTCATACGCCACAACCTCTTCCGCAATCTCATACACCTCAAAATATACCAACGCAGAGTCCTCAGCCAATGCCACAAAGTCATACTCCTCAACCTTTACCTCAGTCACATACTCCACAACCGATGCAGTTATCAATGGCACAGCAGACACAAAGTCAAAGTATGGCGCATACGCAATCGCAAACGACGCAACCACAACAGCCATCGACTcatcaacagcaacaacaacagcagcaacaacaaccgCAACAGCAAACGCAACAGTCTCATAGTAATAAGAGGGCGAGTGGTTCTCAAACGACTCATAGATCAAGATCTGCACAACAAAGTAGATCTCATCGAACGACACCACCGACGCCACATACGCAAACATCGCAACATACAACATCATCGCATACAAGTCACACTACTGTAGCCCATTCGACTCATATACCCCAATATCAACAGTCGTCCTCTATGAGCGTACCGCCTGTGCCGCATCCACATTCTCATACACATGCTGCACATTCTCACAATATGGCTGTCATTTCTCAAGGAAATTACATGGCCGTGGCGTCACAAGGTTTCCCTACTCAGAATACTTATGTGATACAACATCGAAGTAGTAGATCCGGTGCACCAACGCCATGTACTACCGCCACTAATTTCTACATACAAACGAGTGCGATGCCACCACATTCGCATACGCCGGCACCATCTCTTTCTGGTTCGAGTAATCATCAGACAACGAATTCCTGCAGTTTGGCAAAATTGCAGCAACTAACCAACGGTTTGGAGATGATACCACCTACGCCACCACCGGCCATGAATCTGACACCACCACCGCCCATACCACATACCATGACGCCACCGCAGACCTCGAGGCAATTACCAACGCCTCCACAGGTACCTTTAGGCTATGCAAAAAACTACTACAACGTAAATACGGTACCACCAGGTACACCAGGGCCACCAAGCAGATCGGCATCGAGGTCATCGTCCAATTCAAATATGCCGTCTCTTACTCAGCCTTATCCCAGCGAGAGTCTCTATCGACAAACCCTTGATCCTGGTAGCACTTGTCCGCAGATGCAAAGTGCCGCTAGCAGGGTCAGTCCGAACGTGGCATTGAATACGAATCTCATGGCTGCCGCACCATACGGATATCGAGTCGCTCAACCGGCAACTGGATACATGAATCAAGCGGCACAATTGGGTGGCTTTATGAACCAAGCGAGCCAATTACCCGTTGGTGTTGTAAATGTACCTGCACCTTATTCTCAGGATCCTCATCAGCAGAATCCAGCGGCGGTGTACACCACGTATCACGGCTATATTAACGGAAGCCTCGCGATGCAGCCATTAAACGGTACCATGAGGCCACGTTAG